AGCGACACGCGCCGGGCCTCGCACGCCGCGGCGAGCCCCATCAGCAGCTCCAGCTTCGACGGGCGCACATCGTAGACGCCGTGGAGCACCAGCCCCGTCACCCCGTCCCACCCCGAGGGCCACGCGCCCCGATCCAGCGCCTCGCGAGCGCCCCGGAGCACGTCCTCGTGGTCCGCGAGCCCCAGCTCCGCCAGCCGCTGTTCGTACAGGTGATAGAGCCGGGCGAGGACCCGCGCGCGGGTGCGGCGCTCCGGGGGCAGCACCTCCGCTGCGTCCTGGAGTTCGCGCGGGGAGAGCCGGCCGGCCTTCAGGTCCAGCAGCACGTCCGCGGCGGCGCGGGCGAAGGCGGGCTCGCGCACGTAGTCGCCGAACGGAGTGGGTCCCAGCGTGGCACCCAGCCCGGCCACCACGGCGCGGGCCGCCATCGCGGGACAGGGCCGCCGATTGAGCTCGCGAGCCCCACCCAGCGCATGGACGAAGTCGTCCCACGTGAGCAGATGGGTCCCCACGGCAATGCCCCGCGCACGCCGCTCCGCTCGCAGGGCAGCCTGGCGGCGCGCGGCATCGGGGAAGACGTGGAGTGTGCGGCCAGGGCGGGGCATGCGGGGCGAGGACTCTAGAACGGCCAGGGGCGCCGTTTTCATGCTCCTTTCTGCGCATTCCCACACCCTGGCCCGTTGTCCGCTCGCCTACCGCCCTCGGAACCCGGGAAGTCCCAGGACGCGAGCCTTTCCGCCCGACCCGGAACAGCTCCGTTCAGGCTGGAGGCGGCCGGGGCTCAAAACCTGTCCGACAGTCGGACAGGTTCTGAATCGCCGCGGTTGGCGCCGCCCCGCTGCGGAAACCCGTCGGACAGTCGCAGCCGGGCTCGGCACGACCCTGGCTGGCGTCATGGCGCCGCGAAAACCGGTCCGACAGTTGGAGTCGGGCTGGGCACGACCGTGGCTGGCGTCATGGCGCCGCGAAAACCGGTCCGACAGTCGGAAAGGTTCTGGAACGCCATCGCGGGCACCCCGGCACCGCGAAAACCTGTTGGACAGTCGGACAAGTTCTGGAGCCCCATGGCCGCAACCACGGCGCCGCGAAACAGGTCCGACAGTCCGACAGGTTCTGGAGCCCCATGGCCGGAACCACGGCGCCGCGCCAACCTGTCGGACAGGTTTTGGAACATAGCAACCGGCACCACGCCGTGAAGACCTGCCGGCCGGGTTTGGGACACTCGGCTGGCGCCACGCCGCTACGAGAGCCTGTCGGGCAGTCGGACAGGTACTGGAGCGCCATAGCTGGCACCACGACGCTGCGAGATCGCGTCAGACGGTCGGACAGGTGCTGGAGCTCCACGGCTGGCACGATGACGCTGCGAAACCGGTCGGACAGCCAACAGGTTCCGGGACACCGCCGCCGGTACCACGGCGCTGCGAAACCGGTCGGACAGCCGGACAGGTTCGGGAACGCCACCGCTGGGACCAGGCCGCAGCGAGAACCTGTCGGACAGTCGGGCAGCTTCTTCAGCGATGCGGTTGGCGCCGCGCCGATGCGGCAACCTGCCCGACAAGCCGCCATCGACGTCAGTGGGTGAGGCTTACGCGGGCGGGTCAGCGCGCGGAGATGAAGCCCTCCACCTCCCGGGCAAGCAGAACGGGTGCGGAGACGTGGGCCACGTGGCCTTGCCCCGGCAGCACTCGGAGCGACGCGTGCGGGAGGACTTTCGTCAGGGCCTGGGCAGGTTCCGCGAGGAGCACATGGGGACTCTGGTCGCCCAGCAGCACGAGGGTGGAGGTCTTCATGGTGCGGAAGCGCTCGACGCCCATGGGGAGGTCCGCCACCGCGCCGATTTCGCGCAAGAAGGTCTCCATCATGCCGAGCTGCTTCGCCCACTGCGGCGTCTGGCGGAAGGCTTCGAGTAGCTCTGGAGTGAGCATCCGGAAGATGTGGTGCTGTGCGGCCACGAGCGCCGCGTCCGGACCCTCGCGCTTCCAGGTCGTCCGGACGAGATCCACGGCTTCGCGCGCGATGCGCCGGGAGATGGGAAACGGCGGCTCGTAGAGCACCAGTCGCGCCGGAGGCCGCTGCACCGCCGCCTCCAGCGCGAGGATGCCCCCCAGCGAGTGGCCGAACAGGGAGGCCCCAGGGCCGGCCTCCTGCATCAGCGCGAGGACATCCTCGACCTCGCGTTCCAGCGCATACGCCGCACCGTCCGCGCTGGCGCCGCGTCCGCGCCGCTCCAGCACGAAGTTCGTGAAGCGAGGGGACAGCCGCGACGCGACGTCCCGCCAGTCATTCCACGTGCTGAGCGTGCCGCAGACCCAGACGAGCGCGGGTCCATGCCCGTGCCGGAAGTACGACAGCGACGTGCCATCCGCGGAGGTGAACCGGTGCTGGGTGAACGGCGCCGGTGTCTTCTGGGCCGGTCCGTCCGAAGCCTCACGCAGGCCGGTGCCGGAGGTGCTCGCGCAGCCCGCGAGCACCATGGCGGCCCCCGCGCTCAACATTCCGCGACGGGAGACACGGACCTCACCCAACACGCGACGTTGAACCCCTTGCCCCCACACGGCGCTACGAGTGCCTCCGGCATCTGGCTTCTCATCAACCACCGCGTGGTGCCGAGCCACGGACTCCCACGACGCGGTCCGCGCGCCTCCGGAAGCGGGGGGCGGATCCGCCTCGCGACGGCCGGGTTCCTCGGGTGGCACATCGCGGATGGACGACGGTCGGGTGGACGATGGCGGAGCCTTCCGTGGCATGGACATGGCGCGTGTTTCCTTTCGCCAGCATTCATGCGGTGGAAAAGGCGTGCGCGAAATGACGCTGGCTGCCATTTCACTCCGGACACAGGAGTCCCGAATCACCAATCCCCGGAGGAACGCATGGAGAGCCTGTCCGCCATTGGCGTCTTCGCCCGCGTCGCGGAAACCGGCAGCTTCGCCTCCGCGGCCCGAGCACTTGGCATCACCCCATCCGCCGCGAGCAAGAGCGTGGCCCGCCTGGAGGAGCGACTGGGCACGCGCCTCTTCCAGCGCACCACGCGGCGCATGCACCTCACCGAACAGGGCGCCCGCTTCCACGAGCGCTGCGTGCGCGCCCTCACCGAGCTTCGCGATGCGGAGTCGGAGCTCGCCCACGCGGCGCACACCCCGCGCGGCCGAGTGCGCGTCTCCGTCCCGGAGATGCTCGCCCTGCGGCTCATCATCCCCAACCTCCAGCGCTTCCGCCGCGAGTACCCGCACCTGGAGCTGGACCTGGACGTCAACGACCACGTGGCCGACATCGTCGGGGATGGGCTGGACGCGGCGGTGCGCTGCGGCGAACTCACCGACTCACGCCTCATGCGCCGCCGCCTGGGCCCCAAGCGCTTCATCCTCTGCGCCTCTCCCGCCTACCTCCAGGCGCACGGCACGCCGCGTTCGCTCGACGCGCTCCAGGAGCACGACTGCATCCGCTATCGCTTCGTGTCCACCGGTCGCGTGGAGTCCTGGGCCCTGCGCCAGCCCGCGAGCGCCCCCGCGCCGCGCATCCCGGAGACCTTCGTCTTCAACAACAGCGAAGCCGTCACCCACGCGGCCCGGGCGGGCTTCGGCATCGCCCAGTTCGTGGAGCTGATGATCCGCCCGGAGCTGGAAGCCGGCACGCTGCGCCCCTTCCTCCGCGAGCACTCCCTGGAACGCGGCGCGCTGTGGCTGGTGTGGCCCCAGACCCGGCGCACTCCGCCCAAGGTGAAGGCCCTGGGCGACTTCCTGGCGCGGCTCGTCGAAGAGGACGAGGCCGGGGCGCGCTGAGCCGACTCCACCCGGATTGCGGGAAAAGGGCGGAGCGCCCTTATGCTCCGCCGCCCCATGCCTGCTTCCTACCGGACCCTCGCCACCTTCTGCCTGCTCCTGCTGGCGCCGCTGTCCCCCGCCGCCGCGCAGGACACCTCCGACGCTCCGCGCGCGCTGCGCTTCAACTGGACTCGCGACGGCATCATCACCGGCACCGCGGGAGTGCTGTGGCTCTCCAGCGAGTCGGTGTTCAAGGACAACCTGGCCCCGGCGCAGTGCCGCTGGTGCGACCGTGCTCCGGACGGCACCGACCGGCTCAACCGCCTGGACCGCTGGGGCCGCGGCATCGCGGGGAGCACGGAAGCGTCCCGCAAGCGCGCGGACACCTGGAGCAACATCATCGGGTTCGCGGGCCTGCCGCTGGGACTCCTGGGCACCCAGTACGCGGTGGGGCGCAGCAGTGGCGCCTCCACGGAGTTCTTCGCCCAGGACGCCACCATCATGGTGCAGAGCGCCGTCCTCGCTTCCGTCGCCAACCAGGCGGTGAAGTTCGCTGTGGGCCGTGAGCGTCCCTTCGTCCACGTCCTCCCGGAGGCGGAAAAGGGCCTCACCGAGCACCCCACCGACAACAACCTGTCCTTCTACAGTGGCCACACCAACCTGGCCTTCTCCCTGGCCGTGTCGGCCGGCACCGTCGCCGCGATGCGTGGCTACAAGCACCAGGCCGTCATCTGGGGCGTGGGCCTGCCGCTCGCCGCCTCCGTGGGGCTTTTGCGCATGGG
This DNA window, taken from Corallococcus coralloides DSM 2259, encodes the following:
- a CDS encoding alpha/beta fold hydrolase; the protein is MVLAGCASTSGTGLREASDGPAQKTPAPFTQHRFTSADGTSLSYFRHGHGPALVWVCGTLSTWNDWRDVASRLSPRFTNFVLERRGRGASADGAAYALEREVEDVLALMQEAGPGASLFGHSLGGILALEAAVQRPPARLVLYEPPFPISRRIAREAVDLVRTTWKREGPDAALVAAQHHIFRMLTPELLEAFRQTPQWAKQLGMMETFLREIGAVADLPMGVERFRTMKTSTLVLLGDQSPHVLLAEPAQALTKVLPHASLRVLPGQGHVAHVSAPVLLAREVEGFISAR
- a CDS encoding LysR family transcriptional regulator; translated protein: MESLSAIGVFARVAETGSFASAARALGITPSAASKSVARLEERLGTRLFQRTTRRMHLTEQGARFHERCVRALTELRDAESELAHAAHTPRGRVRVSVPEMLALRLIIPNLQRFRREYPHLELDLDVNDHVADIVGDGLDAAVRCGELTDSRLMRRRLGPKRFILCASPAYLQAHGTPRSLDALQEHDCIRYRFVSTGRVESWALRQPASAPAPRIPETFVFNNSEAVTHAARAGFGIAQFVELMIRPELEAGTLRPFLREHSLERGALWLVWPQTRRTPPKVKALGDFLARLVEEDEAGAR
- a CDS encoding phosphatase PAP2 family protein — its product is MLRRPMPASYRTLATFCLLLLAPLSPAAAQDTSDAPRALRFNWTRDGIITGTAGVLWLSSESVFKDNLAPAQCRWCDRAPDGTDRLNRLDRWGRGIAGSTEASRKRADTWSNIIGFAGLPLGLLGTQYAVGRSSGASTEFFAQDATIMVQSAVLASVANQAVKFAVGRERPFVHVLPEAEKGLTEHPTDNNLSFYSGHTNLAFSLAVSAGTVAAMRGYKHQAVIWGVGLPLAASVGLLRMGADKHYLSDVLTGAVLGTAFGVAVPLLLHSRVDDTSPATTRASSVSLNPMVGTQMVGLSGAF